A window from bacterium encodes these proteins:
- the prmC gene encoding peptide chain release factor N(5)-glutamine methyltransferase has protein sequence MMVQKEKKNWTVMDLLEWTTGYLSQKDFLNPRLNVEWLLGDTLGYKRVELYMNADRPLSTNELSIFKEKLNRRLQHEPLQYIVGATEFMGLVFNVTPGVLIPRPDTEILIEKTLEICKSYSESLRILDIGTGSGAIAVSLAHFLKRKRNDFLITAIDQSEEALAVAKMNAEKNGTLSIIDFRSCDIFDTMDRYHHSFDVIVSNPPYISAKEFEMLPEEIRNFEPEKALRGGDDGLDFYRRIAAVATELFKSSDQPHFLVLEIGYDQAEAVQKILIENHFHEVDIINDFEDHPRVAIATMLTL, from the coding sequence TTGATGGTTCAAAAAGAAAAAAAAAATTGGACAGTGATGGATTTGCTTGAATGGACAACCGGCTATTTATCGCAAAAAGATTTCTTAAATCCCCGTTTGAACGTGGAATGGCTTCTTGGCGATACTTTAGGATATAAACGGGTTGAGTTGTATATGAATGCCGACCGTCCTTTAAGCACAAACGAGTTGTCGATCTTTAAAGAAAAACTCAACCGCCGCTTACAACATGAGCCGTTGCAATACATTGTCGGTGCGACTGAATTTATGGGACTGGTTTTCAATGTTACACCGGGCGTTTTAATTCCACGGCCCGATACCGAAATTCTTATTGAAAAAACACTGGAGATTTGTAAAAGTTATTCAGAATCGCTTCGCATTCTCGATATAGGAACCGGAAGCGGCGCGATTGCTGTTTCCTTAGCGCATTTTTTAAAACGAAAGCGGAATGATTTTTTAATTACGGCCATTGATCAGAGTGAAGAGGCTTTAGCTGTAGCGAAAATGAACGCCGAAAAAAACGGGACTCTTTCCATAATCGATTTTCGTTCATGCGATATTTTTGATACTATGGACAGATATCATCACTCATTCGATGTCATTGTATCAAATCCGCCCTATATTTCAGCAAAAGAATTTGAGATGTTGCCGGAAGAAATCCGAAACTTTGAACCGGAAAAAGCGTTACGGGGCGGAGACGACGGGTTAGATTTTTACAGGAGAATTGCCGCTGTTGCAACAGAGCTTTTTAAGTCATCCGACCAACCACATTTTCTAGTTCTGGAAATTGGTTACGATCAGGCCGAAGCTGTTCAAAAAATTTTAATTGAAAATCATTTTCACGAAGTCGACATTATTAATGATTTCGAGGATCACCCGCGCGTCGCTATAGCAACGATGTTAACATTGTAG
- a CDS encoding PAS domain S-box protein: MKVKIDLQRRYEELFNSLPDGAFVIDTGGNLIMVNDVATALLGYKSQTELVGSTIDKVYANPSDHDALLSILGHKKIAKKNIFDWKKKNGDPLLIELTATPIHDEQGHICGIQGIFRDISRRLESQIAQQETLAEAAARSIDESKFLEAVDFYRSVPMSLILQGIAHNLNTPLGGIRGRAELIQHNFLKNSKIFESITDEKLRNEINAVTSKMIKGITEIIVQVDKATELIRGFSTKISFEMNYVESLQDINYIIKNELSFLESSLYFKHKISKQIDLQDNLPKFKAYYRDVSLAINHLLINSMKAISELPERNLRIKTYQNDANICIELTDNRKPMSTDEIRYHHLINLSTRYTAIADEARFSPYDIEIADAMRLLQLYGGSLTIVSEKETKFIIQIPKA; encoded by the coding sequence ATGAAAGTTAAAATCGACCTGCAACGCAGGTATGAAGAATTATTCAACAGTCTCCCTGACGGTGCGTTTGTCATCGACACTGGCGGGAACCTGATTATGGTCAATGACGTTGCTACGGCGTTGTTGGGGTATAAAAGCCAAACGGAGTTGGTCGGATCGACTATCGACAAAGTCTACGCTAACCCCAGCGACCATGATGCGCTCTTATCGATTCTCGGACATAAAAAAATAGCGAAGAAAAATATTTTTGACTGGAAAAAGAAAAACGGCGATCCTCTTTTAATTGAATTGACCGCCACGCCTATCCATGACGAACAAGGCCATATTTGCGGAATTCAGGGTATTTTCCGTGACATTTCACGACGCTTAGAAAGCCAGATCGCACAGCAGGAAACCTTAGCCGAAGCTGCTGCCCGTAGTATTGATGAAAGTAAATTTCTTGAAGCAGTCGATTTCTACCGTTCCGTCCCTATGTCGCTCATTCTGCAAGGCATTGCGCACAATTTGAATACTCCGCTTGGCGGCATTCGCGGACGAGCGGAATTGATCCAGCATAATTTTCTGAAAAACTCAAAAATTTTTGAATCGATTACTGACGAGAAGCTTCGCAATGAGATCAATGCGGTCACTTCAAAAATGATCAAAGGTATTACGGAAATTATCGTCCAGGTAGATAAAGCCACCGAATTGATCCGGGGTTTTTCAACAAAGATCTCATTTGAAATGAACTATGTCGAATCGCTTCAGGACATAAATTATATTATAAAAAACGAATTGTCTTTCTTGGAATCGAGTTTGTATTTCAAACACAAAATTTCAAAACAAATTGATCTTCAGGATAATCTTCCGAAATTTAAAGCGTATTACAGAGATGTCAGTCTTGCTATTAATCATCTGCTGATCAATTCGATGAAAGCAATTTCCGAGTTGCCGGAACGTAACCTGCGGATTAAAACCTACCAAAACGATGCTAACATTTGTATTGAATTGACTGATAATCGTAAACCAATGTCGACGGATGAAATCCGTTATCATCATTTGATCAACCTGAGCACGCGTTATACGGCGATTGCCGATGAAGCCAGGTTCAGTCCTTATGATATTGAAATTGCAGATGCGATGCGATTGTTGCAATTGTATGGCGGCTCATTGACCATTGTATCTGAAAAAGAAACAAAATTTATTATTCAAATTCCGAAAGCGTAG
- the cysS gene encoding cysteine--tRNA ligase: protein MKIYNTLTRQKEEFVPIDDDEIKFYACGPTVYNFIHIGNGRTFMMADVMRRYLEYSGYKVKFVMNVTDIDDKIINQAIKDNMEFSDVAQMYTEAYFEDIAKLGLRMPDAAPRVTEHLDAIINLIQTLILKGYAYESKGSVYYNVEKFNGYGKLSGKNTDDLVSGARVEVDETKRNPLDFVLWKAAKPGEPAWDSLWGKGRPGWHIECSAMCMTHLGDQIDVHVGGADLVFPHHENEIAQSEGATGHQFVKYWMHCGFLNVNDEKMSKSTGNFWLLRDVLRRFRPEVVRLFFLQKHYASPLNFSEDLLRDAENAHKRIEGIFNKVQQALELKDNLGSVGRDAYHADVEEFNKSLDRWEKEVVEAMNDDFNTAAAMGKIFEIFSGLNKIASTKKLNDFTLYVLKRARDLILEWNEFLGILHLSRPEGLSKKYEQLIDLLIEIRMEVRKKKDFATSDKIRDRLTEIGILLEDGPEGTTWKLK, encoded by the coding sequence ATTAAGATTTACAACACTCTGACCCGGCAAAAAGAAGAATTTGTTCCAATCGATGATGACGAAATCAAATTTTATGCTTGCGGACCGACCGTTTATAATTTTATACACATCGGCAATGGCCGTACTTTTATGATGGCTGACGTTATGCGCCGTTATCTCGAGTATTCCGGATATAAAGTAAAGTTTGTTATGAACGTAACGGATATTGACGACAAAATCATCAATCAGGCAATCAAAGATAACATGGAGTTTTCCGACGTTGCGCAGATGTATACGGAGGCTTATTTCGAAGATATTGCGAAACTTGGCCTTCGGATGCCCGATGCGGCACCGCGAGTAACAGAACATCTGGATGCAATTATTAATTTGATTCAAACATTGATCCTGAAAGGCTACGCTTACGAATCGAAGGGAAGTGTTTATTACAATGTGGAAAAATTTAACGGGTACGGAAAGTTGTCCGGGAAAAATACAGATGATTTGGTATCAGGCGCTCGGGTGGAAGTTGATGAAACCAAGCGCAATCCGTTAGATTTTGTTTTGTGGAAAGCGGCTAAACCCGGAGAACCGGCTTGGGACAGTCTTTGGGGAAAAGGACGCCCGGGCTGGCACATCGAATGTTCAGCCATGTGTATGACGCATCTGGGCGATCAAATTGACGTACACGTCGGCGGTGCTGATTTGGTTTTTCCACATCATGAAAATGAAATTGCACAAAGTGAAGGCGCGACCGGTCATCAATTTGTTAAATACTGGATGCATTGCGGTTTTCTTAACGTCAACGACGAAAAAATGTCGAAGTCGACCGGCAATTTTTGGCTATTAAGAGATGTTTTAAGACGTTTTCGGCCTGAAGTCGTGCGGTTATTCTTTCTCCAAAAGCACTATGCCAGCCCACTTAATTTCAGCGAGGATTTGCTACGGGATGCCGAAAATGCTCACAAACGGATCGAAGGAATTTTCAACAAAGTTCAGCAAGCGCTTGAACTGAAAGATAATCTTGGATCAGTCGGCCGCGATGCGTATCACGCCGACGTAGAGGAATTCAATAAAAGCCTCGACCGGTGGGAAAAAGAAGTCGTTGAAGCCATGAATGACGATTTTAATACGGCAGCGGCTATGGGAAAAATTTTTGAAATCTTCAGCGGCCTCAATAAAATCGCTTCGACTAAAAAACTCAACGATTTTACGCTCTATGTTTTGAAACGTGCCCGCGATCTTATCTTGGAATGGAATGAATTTCTCGGAATATTGCATTTATCGCGTCCGGAGGGTCTGTCGAAAAAATATGAGCAATTAATCGATCTTTTGATCGAGATTCGAATGGAAGTTCGAAAGAAAAAAGATTTTGCAACATCTGACAAGATACGTGACCGATTGACGGAAATCGGTATTCTGCTCGAAGATGGGCCTGAAGGCACAACATGGAAATTGAAATAA
- a CDS encoding cyclase family protein: MKKIYDISVTISNDIVTWPGDPKVDLQLPIQIKKGDACNVSRWQIGAHTGTHTDAPFHFLDEGQGIDEIPLDVYLGPCLVVLVDPKINIEREHLEKIDFRGHTRILFKTRNSRHWKNNDSEFDKDFVAVGITGADYLVEKGIKLVGVDYLSVESFHAEFEHPVHKKLLGNHVVVVEGLNLYDILPGEYELICMPLKIKHGDGTPVRAALREL, encoded by the coding sequence ATGAAAAAAATTTATGATATCTCAGTAACGATATCGAACGACATCGTTACTTGGCCGGGCGATCCGAAAGTAGATTTACAATTGCCCATTCAAATCAAAAAAGGCGATGCCTGCAATGTATCCCGCTGGCAAATCGGCGCCCACACCGGGACGCATACCGACGCACCTTTTCATTTTTTGGATGAAGGACAAGGTATCGATGAAATCCCGCTTGATGTTTATCTCGGCCCGTGTCTGGTTGTTTTAGTTGATCCTAAAATCAACATCGAACGCGAGCATCTTGAAAAGATCGATTTTAGAGGGCATACACGCATTTTATTTAAAACACGTAATTCACGGCATTGGAAAAATAATGACTCTGAATTCGATAAAGATTTTGTTGCAGTAGGTATTACAGGCGCCGATTACTTAGTTGAAAAAGGAATCAAGTTGGTCGGTGTCGATTATTTATCCGTTGAAAGTTTTCATGCTGAATTTGAACATCCGGTTCATAAGAAATTACTGGGCAATCATGTCGTTGTAGTAGAGGGACTGAATCTTTACGATATTCTCCCCGGAGAATATGAGTTAATTTGTATGCCATTGAAAATCAAACACGGCGATGGAACTCCTGTGAGAGCAGCTTTGCGGGAATTATAA
- a CDS encoding DMT family transporter — protein sequence MKNSTPVAPFKIHLALFTVSLIFGINSVSSKFVLREINPHALVVIRISSAALLLAVLHRLLIKEKIQTARDYFLLAWYSIFGIVINQTLFLKGLSMTTAINATVLVTAIPVVTILIAIIMRKEKASFRKISGSILSFIGILVLLGSERIDFANHYFLGNLLVFLNGVSFAIYLVISKDILKRYKPATVVTWNFIFGTVGVLPFGLSETLSLNIGQISAMIWWCVVFLILFASVLVYYINGWALQYTTPSTVAAYIYIQPLIATIISVTWLGETLKGSTVIAAILIFAGVFLVSMKIREELRNDRELDLIKESAALKEE from the coding sequence ATGAAAAATTCGACACCGGTTGCTCCTTTCAAAATTCATCTTGCCTTATTCACAGTATCACTGATTTTTGGAATTAATTCTGTATCATCCAAATTTGTTTTACGTGAAATCAATCCGCATGCACTTGTTGTTATCCGAATCAGCTCGGCAGCGCTATTGTTAGCCGTGTTGCATCGTTTATTGATAAAAGAAAAAATTCAAACAGCCCGAGATTATTTTTTATTAGCTTGGTACAGCATTTTCGGCATTGTCATCAATCAAACGCTTTTTTTAAAAGGATTGTCGATGACGACGGCCATCAATGCAACGGTTTTAGTTACAGCCATCCCCGTGGTTACGATTTTAATTGCCATCATCATGCGTAAAGAGAAAGCAAGTTTTCGCAAGATCAGCGGCTCGATTTTGTCATTTATTGGAATTCTGGTTTTATTAGGAAGTGAAAGGATCGATTTTGCTAATCATTACTTTCTTGGAAATCTTTTGGTCTTTCTGAATGGCGTATCTTTCGCCATTTATCTTGTCATATCAAAAGATATTTTGAAGCGTTATAAGCCTGCTACTGTAGTAACGTGGAATTTTATTTTCGGAACGGTGGGTGTTTTGCCGTTTGGATTGAGCGAGACTCTGTCTTTAAATATCGGTCAAATCAGCGCAATGATTTGGTGGTGTGTTGTTTTTTTAATTTTGTTTGCATCGGTACTGGTCTATTATATCAATGGTTGGGCTTTACAATATACGACACCGTCCACTGTCGCGGCTTACATATATATTCAACCGCTTATTGCGACGATCATCTCCGTTACATGGCTGGGTGAAACTTTAAAAGGATCAACTGTCATAGCCGCCATACTCATTTTTGCAGGCGTATTTTTGGTGAGCATGAAAATACGGGAAGAATTGAGAAACGATAGAGAATTGGATTTGATCAAAGAATCGGCCGCATTGAAAGAAGAATGA
- a CDS encoding DUF2723 domain-containing protein, whose protein sequence is MKANKTQQLNQSDLAAFNDNFFKAGLILSGMIPLAVYIAGLAPTVTFEDSGELITAAYLWGIAHEPGYPLFTILGKLFSFLPIESVAWRINLMSAVFSSAGIIFLYCSCVLWLRELKASLISITALITVLCVGMSPAYFSQSVITEVYGLNNFFTGFLLWILFQWRLARINNLTSTNKYYYGFCFLSGLTVTNHHTAMIFIPFGIFVIWSVDPKFLLNTRRVLIGTILVMAGLLPYLYLPIASSFNPLMDWGDPDNWTNFWRVVSRHQYGLDITKPRTLPVLLSQIGLHYRILFEQFGIVWMALGGVGLITLFFRKRKLFYLSLVFNVLTGPLVAYLTNVDVTIRDTFAVAEQKALVSVMYLPFHMWWGLLMATGLGSIVQWAIQKNFNRNLRHAWFGILVAILIFFGYSTFKKESMHEYYFTEKYKDNLLHTIESNSIVIGNWDPFVFPMMYYQHVENEAKDIVFIDVELLRRSWYIRMLQRWYPAFMQRSQAPVSEFLDAVAPFEKGEKFNPMFIQQKYIAMINSFIDRNFDERPVYLTIYSPIRPLESGIATNYKREPYFVGYRLRKELNHLVTEIPESVDVNFFIHSKTSPDRMADMIRNYYSILLAERAMIFEADNPVHALTLYERSLELVESELIRNNIYARYQNVLTHSRQN, encoded by the coding sequence ATGAAAGCAAACAAAACACAGCAATTGAACCAATCTGATTTAGCTGCTTTTAATGATAATTTTTTTAAAGCCGGGTTGATTCTGAGTGGAATGATTCCACTTGCGGTTTACATTGCTGGGCTGGCTCCTACAGTGACGTTTGAGGACAGCGGCGAATTGATTACAGCGGCTTATTTATGGGGAATCGCTCATGAACCAGGATACCCGCTTTTCACAATCTTAGGAAAATTATTTTCATTTCTTCCGATAGAGAGTGTGGCGTGGAGAATCAATTTGATGTCAGCCGTTTTTTCGTCCGCCGGAATCATATTTTTATATTGCTCCTGCGTACTCTGGCTGAGAGAATTGAAGGCATCGCTTATTTCAATAACCGCACTCATCACGGTCCTCTGTGTTGGGATGTCGCCGGCGTATTTCAGTCAATCCGTAATTACGGAAGTTTATGGGCTCAACAATTTTTTTACAGGTTTTTTATTGTGGATTTTATTTCAGTGGCGGTTGGCGCGGATCAATAACCTGACTAGTACTAACAAATATTATTATGGTTTTTGTTTTCTTTCAGGACTAACGGTGACAAATCACCATACTGCTATGATTTTTATTCCATTCGGCATATTTGTCATTTGGTCAGTCGACCCAAAGTTTCTACTGAATACTCGTAGAGTTTTGATCGGCACGATACTGGTGATGGCCGGATTGCTACCATATTTGTATCTTCCCATCGCTTCATCGTTTAATCCGTTAATGGATTGGGGCGATCCTGACAATTGGACTAATTTTTGGAGGGTGGTATCACGTCATCAATATGGGTTAGACATTACCAAACCCCGTACTCTTCCGGTTTTACTTTCCCAAATTGGCCTACATTACCGGATTTTGTTTGAACAGTTCGGCATTGTTTGGATGGCATTGGGCGGTGTTGGTCTGATCACTCTGTTTTTCAGGAAACGAAAATTATTTTATCTGTCCTTAGTCTTTAATGTACTGACAGGTCCGTTGGTAGCTTATTTGACCAATGTTGACGTGACCATTCGCGATACTTTTGCCGTAGCCGAACAAAAAGCTCTCGTATCAGTGATGTATCTTCCTTTTCACATGTGGTGGGGTCTTTTAATGGCGACTGGATTAGGATCGATCGTTCAATGGGCTATTCAAAAAAATTTTAATAGAAATCTACGCCATGCCTGGTTTGGAATCCTGGTGGCAATTCTGATATTTTTTGGGTATTCGACTTTTAAAAAAGAATCCATGCATGAATATTATTTCACTGAAAAGTATAAAGACAATCTTCTGCATACTATTGAATCCAATTCAATTGTGATCGGCAACTGGGACCCGTTTGTATTTCCGATGATGTACTATCAACACGTTGAAAACGAAGCAAAAGATATAGTCTTCATCGATGTTGAGCTTTTGCGCAGAAGTTGGTACATCCGTATGCTTCAGCGCTGGTATCCGGCATTCATGCAACGTTCGCAAGCGCCTGTAAGTGAATTTCTCGACGCCGTTGCCCCATTTGAAAAAGGAGAAAAGTTTAACCCAATGTTTATCCAACAAAAATATATCGCAATGATCAATTCATTCATTGACCGGAATTTTGACGAACGACCTGTTTACCTGACCATTTATTCGCCGATTCGTCCGCTGGAATCCGGGATTGCCACGAACTATAAGCGTGAGCCATATTTTGTCGGATACCGGCTTCGCAAAGAATTGAACCATTTAGTAACAGAAATTCCAGAATCAGTGGATGTAAATTTTTTTATTCATTCCAAAACATCGCCTGATCGAATGGCTGACATGATCAGAAATTATTATTCAATTTTATTGGCAGAAAGAGCAATGATATTTGAAGCCGACAATCCGGTCCATGCTTTGACTTTATACGAGCGGTCGCTCGAACTGGTTGAATCCGAATTAATCAGGAACAATATTTATGCACGTTACCAAAATGTTTTGACTCATTCACGTCAGAATTGA
- the purM gene encoding phosphoribosylformylglycinamidine cyclo-ligase: protein MSQTTTYKDSGVDISKGNETKDRIKKMVRKTFDKNVISEIGLFGGFYRFPKNKFKDPVLVSSTDGVGTKLKIAVMMGKHDTVGEDLVNHCVNDILACGATPLFFLDYLGLGKVEQRVIGEIVEGLTRGCKSNGCSLIGGETAQMPGFYADGEYDMSGTIVGVVEKKKAINGSSIQKSNVLIGLPSSGLHTNGYSLARKVLMEKYRLEENVPELGCSLGEELLKVHKSYLKPIKSVMEKADVKGISHITGGGIFENTYRIIPKKLKIKIDWSSWEVPPVFELIQHFGNVPYDDMIRTFNLGVGMIIIVDKKQVDLVMKLLRQKKEKPFVMGEIV, encoded by the coding sequence GTGTCTCAAACAACGACATACAAAGACAGTGGCGTAGACATTAGTAAGGGTAACGAAACTAAAGACCGGATCAAAAAAATGGTCAGGAAAACATTTGACAAGAATGTGATCTCCGAGATAGGATTGTTCGGAGGTTTTTATCGTTTCCCAAAAAACAAGTTTAAAGATCCGGTATTAGTTTCCAGCACTGACGGAGTCGGAACAAAACTTAAAATTGCCGTAATGATGGGCAAACACGACACAGTCGGAGAAGACTTGGTGAATCATTGTGTGAATGATATTCTTGCTTGCGGCGCGACGCCTCTCTTTTTCCTTGATTACTTAGGATTAGGTAAAGTCGAGCAAAGGGTCATTGGTGAAATTGTTGAAGGCTTGACAAGAGGCTGCAAAAGCAACGGATGCTCACTAATTGGCGGAGAAACAGCTCAAATGCCCGGTTTTTATGCTGACGGTGAATACGATATGTCCGGAACAATAGTTGGTGTAGTAGAAAAGAAAAAAGCTATCAACGGCTCGTCGATCCAAAAAAGCAATGTTCTTATCGGATTACCTTCGTCTGGGCTTCATACTAACGGATATTCACTTGCCAGAAAAGTGCTTATGGAAAAATACCGGCTTGAAGAAAATGTGCCTGAGTTAGGTTGTAGTTTGGGAGAAGAACTACTCAAAGTCCATAAGTCATATCTGAAACCCATTAAATCGGTGATGGAAAAAGCTGACGTCAAAGGAATTTCACACATCACGGGTGGAGGAATTTTTGAAAATACTTATCGGATCATTCCGAAAAAATTAAAAATTAAAATCGATTGGTCTTCGTGGGAAGTGCCGCCTGTTTTTGAGTTGATTCAACATTTTGGCAATGTTCCTTATGACGATATGATCCGTACATTTAATCTCGGGGTAGGAATGATTATCATAGTCGACAAAAAGCAAGTAGATTTAGTGATGAAACTATTGCGGCAAAAGAAAGAAAAACCGTTTGTCATGGGAGAGATCGTTTAA
- a CDS encoding glycosyltransferase: MRITLVAPVYPLRGGIAQYAGILYQELRKKGHDIQIVNFKRQYPKLLFPGKTQTETSDEPIIIESKIIIDSINPFTWFQAYREIKKFRTELVIFKYWMPFFGPCLGVIARLSRRFAHSKIMMICDNILPHEKRIGDITLTHFILNSTDLFITQSDTVKKDLLSLKPAAQYRNTPHPIYNIFGPQIQKKAAKAELKISSDRVILFFGFIRKYKGLDILLRAMPIVLKQIDVQLLVAGEFYDSEQEYRDLIKELKLENHVTVYADYCPNEKVGQFFCASDAVVLPYRSATQSGIVQIAYHFNKPVIVTDVGGLAEVVLDHITGFITPPNDPERIAESILKFYAEHRETEFTKNIETEKKKYTWETFVEVLEDLAGVQRL; encoded by the coding sequence TTGAGAATCACCCTTGTTGCGCCTGTTTATCCGCTTCGCGGAGGTATCGCCCAATATGCCGGGATTTTGTATCAGGAACTCCGGAAAAAAGGCCACGATATCCAGATTGTTAATTTTAAGCGGCAATATCCAAAATTGCTTTTTCCAGGCAAAACTCAGACTGAAACCAGTGATGAGCCAATTATAATCGAAAGTAAAATTATTATCGATTCGATCAATCCCTTTACTTGGTTTCAAGCATATCGCGAAATTAAAAAGTTCCGAACCGAACTGGTCATTTTTAAATATTGGATGCCGTTTTTTGGGCCGTGTTTGGGTGTCATCGCACGCTTGAGCCGACGATTTGCTCATAGTAAAATTATGATGATTTGTGATAATATTTTGCCGCATGAGAAACGCATCGGCGATATAACCTTGACACATTTTATTTTGAATAGTACGGATTTGTTCATCACGCAATCCGATACAGTCAAAAAAGACCTTTTATCTCTCAAGCCAGCCGCTCAATATAGGAACACTCCGCATCCGATTTATAATATTTTTGGTCCTCAAATACAAAAAAAAGCCGCAAAAGCGGAATTGAAAATTTCATCCGATCGCGTGATTCTTTTTTTTGGGTTTATACGCAAATACAAAGGACTCGACATTCTGCTTAGGGCTATGCCGATAGTGTTGAAACAAATTGATGTCCAGTTACTTGTTGCCGGAGAATTTTATGACTCGGAGCAAGAATACCGTGATTTAATCAAAGAATTAAAATTAGAAAATCACGTAACGGTTTATGCCGATTATTGTCCGAATGAAAAAGTCGGTCAATTTTTTTGTGCGAGCGATGCTGTTGTTTTGCCTTACCGGTCAGCAACTCAAAGCGGAATTGTTCAAATAGCTTATCATTTCAATAAACCGGTTATTGTAACGGATGTTGGCGGTTTAGCTGAAGTTGTTCTGGATCATATCACTGGTTTCATAACGCCTCCCAATGATCCTGAAAGAATTGCCGAATCCATTTTGAAATTTTACGCTGAACACCGTGAAACTGAGTTTACAAAAAACATCGAAACTGAAAAGAAAAAGTATACATGGGAAACCTTTGTCGAAGTGCTCGAAGATTTGGCCGGAGTTCAACGCCTATGA
- the rfaE1 gene encoding D-glycero-beta-D-manno-heptose-7-phosphate kinase → MHKDNFRNILYSDRQPKILVVGDIILDKYIWGVVERISPEAPVQVVHVQRENIALGGATNVAHNLAVIGCDVTMLGVIGNDDDGSTLKSELAAKTIRTDGVFVDTQRPTTTKTRVVAGNQQVVRIDHEVADNISQEIENQISAFLKKYIQNFDLVILSDYRKGVLTDKIITDVLSVAKQHHVKTLVDPKRQDFSIYSGATVIKPNLKEAEAAVRRKLKTQDDSYKAIKEIQQKYNAESVILTRGKEGMMVIENDSIAIIPVTAREVFDVTGAGDTVIAYLGLLIASGYSYVEAAKIANVAAGIAVSRVGTTTVSKEEVYHQLEEMTSGSKKILTLQEISSLLPSLRHNKKIVFTNGCFDILHVGHITLLNKARKLGDKLIVGLNSDASIRRIKGEKRPIVSEAERAHILSAIESVDYVVIFDEDTPLELIKAVKPDILVKGSDYTVEKVIGHDVVEAYGGQVALVDLVNGFSTTNIVESILKNYSTVSSDSSEK, encoded by the coding sequence ATGCATAAAGATAATTTCCGAAATATTCTTTACTCTGATCGCCAACCGAAGATACTGGTTGTCGGTGATATCATTTTAGACAAATATATTTGGGGTGTAGTCGAACGGATTTCTCCTGAAGCGCCCGTTCAAGTTGTCCATGTTCAGCGTGAAAACATTGCTCTTGGTGGCGCCACCAATGTTGCCCACAATTTAGCTGTTATTGGCTGCGATGTAACGATGCTTGGTGTTATCGGAAATGACGATGATGGTTCAACATTAAAATCAGAACTCGCAGCAAAAACAATTCGTACCGACGGCGTCTTTGTCGATACACAACGCCCTACCACTACAAAAACCCGGGTTGTTGCAGGTAACCAGCAAGTGGTACGTATTGATCACGAGGTTGCAGATAATATTTCGCAGGAAATTGAAAATCAAATATCTGCATTCCTTAAAAAATACATTCAAAATTTTGATCTGGTGATTTTATCAGATTATAGAAAAGGCGTTTTGACTGATAAAATTATCACTGACGTTTTAAGTGTTGCAAAACAACATCATGTCAAAACCCTTGTTGATCCTAAACGTCAAGATTTTTCCATTTATTCCGGTGCGACTGTTATCAAACCTAATTTGAAAGAAGCAGAAGCTGCCGTTCGGCGTAAATTGAAAACCCAAGATGACTCATACAAAGCAATCAAGGAAATTCAGCAAAAATATAATGCAGAATCGGTTATTCTGACTCGCGGTAAAGAAGGAATGATGGTTATTGAAAACGATTCTATTGCGATCATTCCGGTGACAGCACGGGAAGTCTTTGATGTAACGGGCGCAGGGGATACCGTGATTGCTTATTTAGGATTACTGATTGCGTCGGGCTATTCTTATGTCGAAGCGGCGAAAATCGCCAACGTCGCAGCCGGCATTGCCGTAAGCCGTGTAGGTACGACCACCGTTTCGAAAGAAGAAGTCTATCACCAACTTGAAGAAATGACCAGCGGATCAAAAAAAATTCTAACGCTTCAGGAAATTTCATCACTCTTGCCAAGTTTACGGCACAACAAGAAAATTGTTTTCACTAACGGCTGTTTTGATATTCTTCACGTCGGTCATATTACTTTATTAAACAAAGCACGCAAACTTGGCGACAAGCTCATCGTGGGTTTGAATAGCGATGCCTCAATTCGCCGTATCAAGGGCGAAAAAAGGCCGATCGTATCCGAAGCTGAGCGTGCTCATATTTTGTCAGCCATAGAATCGGTTGACTACGTCGTGATTTTCGATGAAGATACGCCGCTCGAGTTAATCAAAGCGGTTAAACCGGATATTCTCGTTAAAGGTTCCGATTATACTGTCGAAAAAGTTATTGGCCATGATGTCGTAGAAGCCTATGGCGGACAGGTTGCGCTTGTTGATCTGGTCAATGGATTTTCTACAACTAACATTGTTGAGTCAATTTTAAAAAATTATAGTACTGTATCTTCCGATTCTTCTGAAAAATAA